The following is a genomic window from Candidatus Binatus sp..
TGCGGGTGATGAACGCCAACGTCGAGAAGGCGCAGAAAGCGGTGTCGCAACTGGCCGGGACGCTCGGCAACCGCCCGCGCAGTTGCGGCTGCGAACACGCGCTGAAGGGAACTATCATCACCGATCGCACCGTAATTTCGCAGGAACGAATCGACGCTTTGCGGCCATTACTAGGAAAGTATCTCTAGCTAATCGAGTTTATACAGGTAGCTAATCGAATGAGTATTGTAGTTGTCGGTTCCGTAGCCTATGACGATGTCGATACAACGCATGGAAATGTAGTCGATGCGTTGGGCGGTTCGGCCAGCTATTTCGCGGTCGCCGCGCGCTTCTTCACGCCCGTCAGCGTGGTGGCGGTCGTAGGCTCCGACTTCAAGGCCGAGGATCGCCAGCGGCTGGCGGAGCGCGGAATCGATCTGCGCGCGCTCGAACAGAAAGAGGGCAGAACCTTCCATTGGCACGGGCGTTATCACGAGGATATGAACAAGCGCGATACGGTGAGCGTCGAGCTGAACGTGTTCGACGGCTTCATGCCGAATCTGCTGGCCGATCAGCGGCGCTGCGACTATTTGTTTCTCGCCAACATCGCGCCGAGCCTTCAGCAGCGGGTGCTCTCGCAAGTCAGCACGCCCAAGCTGGTCGCGGGCGATACGATGAATCTGTGGATCAACGAGACCCGCGACGATCTAATAAAGCTGCTCTCCCGCCTGGATATTCTGACGCTCAACGACGAGGAAGCGCGGATGCTGTCGGGCGAAAGCAACCTGGTGAAAGCGGGTCGCGCGATCCTCGCGATGGGTCCGCGGATGCTGCTGGTCAAGCGCGGCGAATACGGCGTGCTGCAATTCAGCAAGGAAGGGATGTTTGCGGTGCCGGCTTATCCGCTCGAGGAAGTGATCGATCCTACAGGCGCGGGCGATACCTTCGCCGGCGGCATGATGGGATTTCTTGCGCGCAGCGGCCGCGTGAGCGAGTCCTCGCTCAGGACCGCGGTGGTTTACGGCAGCGTGCTGGCGTCGTTCGTGGTCGAGAAATTCTCGCTCGACCGGCTGTTCGAGCTGACCTGGGATGACATCGACAAACGCTACCGCGCATTCATCGACCTTATCGATTCCCATCATGCGAGATGGATTACTCAGTAGTTATTCCGCTATTCAACGAGCGGGATAATCTCGCCCCTCTCCACGCCGAATTGACCGGTGTGATGCGAGCAGTTGGGCATTCCTACGAACTCGTGTTCATCGACGACGGCAGCACCGACGGCGGAATCGAAGTGCTGCGCGAGATCAAAGGCTCGGATCCCGCCGTCCATGTTATTCGGCTCGCGCGAAACTCGGGACAGACGGCGGCGCTCGCGTGCGGCTTCAGGCACGCATCGGGCGATGTGATCGTTGCGCTCGACGCTGATTTGCAAAACGATCCGGCCGACATCCCGCGACTGCTCGCCGCGCTTGACCAGGGTTACGATCTCGCGAGCGGATGGCGCACGGCCCGCTGGCAGAAGGAGAAATTCACTCGCCGGATTCCGTCGATCGCGGCCAATTCGCTGATTTCCGCGATCACCGGCGTGCGACTCCACGATTACGGATGCACCTTCAAGGCGTATCGCCGCGAGTTAGCGCAGAGCCTGAACCTCTACGGCGAGATGCATCGATTCGTGCCGGCGATCGCCGCGGAGCAGGGCGCACGCATCGTCGAAGTTCCGATCGGGTTTCGGCCGCGCCGCGCTGGCATTTCGAAATACGGCCTCGGCCGAATAATTCGCACACTACTCGATCTGGTTACTGTCAAGTTTTTATCTGGCTATTCGACGGCGCCGATTCAGATATTCGGCTTAATAGGCATTGTACTGGGCGGACTTGGTAGTTTGTGGACATTCATATTGGTAATCGAAAAAGTACTGTTCGGTTACACACTGGGTAATCGGCCGGCGCTGCTGCTGGCCGTGTTGCTGGTGGTAGTTGGCGTTCAATTCATCAGTATGGGCTTGCTGGGAGAGATGCTGGCGCGCACCTATCATGAGTCGCAGGGCAAGCCCGTGTATATAATCAAGGAGGAGTTCTAGTACCTCATGAACATCACAGTGGTGGGGACCGGGTATGTCGGTCTGGTCAGCGGAACTTGCTATGCGGAAAGCGGCAACGAGGTTGTCTGTGTTGATATTGACGAACGCCGTATCGCGCAGCTTATCGAGGGCAAGGCGCCGTTTTATGAACCCGGCCTCGAAGAGCTGGTGCGCCGCAATGTGAAGGAGGGACGCCTCCATTTCACGACCGACGTAAGCTACGCGGTGGCGCAATCGATGGTGTCGTACATCGCGGTCGGCACTCCGATGAACGCGACTGGCGCCGCCGATTTGAGCGCGATTTTCAAGGCCGCGGAGGACATCGCCAGGGCCGTCACCGGTTACCACATCATTGCGATCAAGAGCACGGTGCCGGTCGGCACCAATGATCGCGTGAGAGAGATTGTGAACCGGGTCGCGAAGCATCGCATCGACGTTTGCTCGGTGCCTGAATTTCTGAAGGAAGGCTCCGCAATCGAAGATTTCATGCGGCCCGATCGAGTTGTGATCGGCAGCTTGAGCGATCAGGCGAGGGCAATTTTGCGCGAGATTCACAGTCCCTTCGTGCGCACCGACAATCCGATCCTCGAGATGGATCCGAAGTCGGCGGAACTGACTAAGTACGCGTCGAATGCGATGCTTGCGCTGCGCATCTCGTTCATCAACGACATGGCGAATCTATGCGACGCGGTCGGCGCGGATATCAATGCGGTGCGGCGCGGTTTGGGTTCCGATCGGCGGATTGGCTCGTCGTTCCTGTTTCCGGGTATCGGCTATGGCGGTTCGTGTTTTCCGAAAGACGTGCAGGCGCTGATTCACTCGGCGTCCGAAAATGGTCTCGATTTCGCGCTGCTGGCGGCGGCCGAATCGGTCAACATGCGGCAGAAGCGGTTGATCCCGCAGCGCGTGAAGCAGCATTTCGGAGACGATCTCAGCGGCAAGGTATTCGCGGTCTGGGGCACCGCATTCAAGCCGCGCACCGACGATATGCGCGAAGCGCCTTCGCTGGTGGTGATCGAGGAGCTGCTGCGCGCGGGCGCGCAATGCCGGGTGCACGATCCGGAGGCGCTTGAAAACGCGCGCAAGTATTTCGGCGATCGCGTCACCTACCACAAGACCAATTACGAGGCGCTCAAAAACGCCGACGCGCTGCTGATCCTGACTGAGTGGAACGAATTCCGCCGGCCCAATTTCCAGCGCATCAAGAATGAACTCAAGCAGCCGGTGATTTTCGACGGCCGAAACCTGTATGATCCGGATCTCATGAAGGCGCTCGAATTCCGCTACTACTCAGTCGGGCGTCATCCGGTTTAAGAAAAGGGCATTTTTCACATGAGGATTGTGGTAACTGGCGGCGCCGGTTTTATCGGCTCGCATACCGTCGATGCGCTGGTCGCGGCGGGCGCGGATGAAATTTTCGTCCTCGACGATTTATCCAGCGGCAAGCGCAATCAGGTGAATACCAGGGCTGCGTTTTTCCAGGTCGATCTGCGCGACGCTGCCGCGGTAAAAGCCGTCGTCGAGAAGACCAGGCCCGAGGCGATCATCCACTGCGCCGCGCAAATGGACGTGCGGCGATCGGTCGCCGATCCGGCGTTCGACGCGCAAGTCAACGTGGTCGGCTTTCTCAATCTGATCGAAGCCGCGCGTCAGCAAGGCCTCCGTCGTGTCATACTTTCGTCCACCGGCGGCGCGATCTACGGCGAACAGGACGAGTTTCCCTGCACTGAGGATCATCCGCTGCGGCCGGTCAGTCCTTACGGCGTCGCGAAACTGGCCACCGAGGCCTACCTGTTTTTCTACAAAGTTCAGTACGGCATCGATTACGTCGCGCTGCGTTACGGAAATGTTTACGGCCCGCGGCAGGATCCGCACGGCGAGGCGGGCGTCGTCGCGATCTTTTGCGGCAGGATACTCGGCGGCAAGCCGGTTACGATTTTCGGCGACGGCGAACAGACACGCGACTACGTATTCGTCAGCGACGTGGCGCGCGCCAATATCGCGGCGCTCAACTCGACGGCTTCCGGCGTGGCGCTGAATATCGGCACCGGAATCGAGACCAACGTGAATGAACTCTACTCGACGCTCGCCGCGATCGCCGATTTCCCCGCCGCCGCGGAGTATGCCGGTGAGCGCCCCGGCGAGCAGCGCCGTTCCGTGATATCGCCGGCGCGAGCCGCATCGACGATCGCATGGCGTCCCGAGAAAGCGCTCGGCGAAGGGCTCGAGGACACCTTCAAATACTTTAAGGATCGCCGGGGGCGCTCAAATTGATGCGCGCGATCGCCGAACGACAGCTCGCTTACCGCCAACCGCGCGAAGGAGTAGAGCGTCCACTCGCCGTGCAATGACCGAATCATCTTCGATTCGCAATTTTTCGATCATCGCGCATATCGATCACGGCAAGTCCACGCTCGCCGATCGGATCCTCGAGCGCACCGGCGCGCTCACGATGCGCGAATCGAAGGATCAGTTCCTCGATTCGATGGATCTCGAACGCGAACGCGGCATCACGATCAAGGCGCGCTCGGTCCGCCTCGACTACGCCGCCAAGGACGGCAAGAGTTACGTTCTCAACCTGATCGATACGCCCGGCCACGTCGATTTCGCGTACGAAGTGTCGCGCAGCCTTGCGGCGTGCGAAGGAGCGCTGCTGGTCGTCGATGCGAGCCAGGGGGTCGAAGCACAGACGCTCGCCAACGTTTACCTGGCGCTCGATCACGGTCTCGAAATCATTCCGGTGGTCAACAAGATCGATTTGCCGGGCGCCGACATCGAGCGCACGCGCCAGCAGATCGAGGAAGTGATCGGCCTCGACGCGTCCGACGCGATCCTGACCAGCGCGAAGGAGGGCATCGGCATCGCCGAGGTGCTCGAGGCGATCGTCGCGCGAATCCCGCCGCCGAAGCTAGCTCCGGACCAGACTGTCCGCGCGCTCATCTTCGACAGTTGGTACGACGTGTATGAAGGCGTGATCGGTTTGGTGCGCGTTTTTGGCGGCGAACTCAAGCGCGGGATGAAGGTGCTCCTGATGGGCACCGACAAGACCGGCGAAGTGATGCGGCTTGGGCATTTCACGCCGCACGAACGCGCCGCCGAGACGCTCGGGCCGGGCGAAGTTGGCTTCATCGTCGCGAATATTAAGACGGTGGCGGACATGCGGGTCGGCGACACGATCACCGACGCGGACAATCCCGCGACCGAACCGCTGCCCGGCTTCAAGGAATTGAAGCCGATGGTATTCGCCGGGCTTTACCCGACCGAGGCGAACCAGTATGGCGCGCTGCGCGACTCGATCGAGAAGCTAACGCTGAACGACGCGAGCCTGATCTGCGAGCCGGAGACGTCGCAGGCGCTGGGTTTTGGTTTTCGCGCCGGCTTCCTCGGATTGCTGCATATGGAGATCGCGCAGGAGCGGCTCGAGCGCGAATTCGGCATCAATCTGATCGTCACCGCGCCGACCGTCGCGTACCAGGTGCGAAGCATCTCTGGCGAGGTGAAGATCGTTGACAATCCGACGCTGCTGCCGGACGAAAACTCGATCGAGGCGATCGAGGAGCCGTTCATCCTCGCGTCGGTGCATATGCCGGAGGAGTTCCTCGGGGCCGTGATGAAGCTCTGCGAGGATCGCCGCGGTCTGCAACGCGATCTGAAATTCGTCGGCGACAAGCGCGTCATCCTGCACTACGAGTTGCCGCTCGCCGAGATCGTTTTCGATTTTTACGATCGCCTCAAGTCGGTGAGCCGCGGTTACGCGTCGCTGGATTACGAGTTTCTGGACTTCAGGGCCGGGCCTCTGGTTAAATTGGATATTCGCATCAACGGCGAGATCGTGGACGCGCTTTCGATTATTGTGCATCGGGACAAATCCTACGAACGCGGCCGCGCGCTGTGCGAAAAGATGCGCGAGTTGATCCCGCGCCAGATGTTCGACGTCGCGATCCAGGCGTCGATCGGCGCCAAGATTATCGCGCGCGAATCGGTCAAGGCGCTGCGCAAGAACGTAACCGCGAAATGCTACGGCGGCGACATCACGCGCAAACGCAAGCTGCTCGAGAAACAGAAGGAAGGCAAAAAGCGGATGAAGCAGGTCGGTCGCGTCGAAATCCCGCAGGAAGCCTTCCTGGCCCTGCTCAAGGTCGGAGAGTAGGGGATTAGAGTGGCTGAGCCCGCGCGAAACCTGCCGAAATTGCAGTCCTCGGGCGCAAGTCCGGTCCCCGCGGTCGGCGAGCAGCGCAAATCGGTCGTCCGCGAGTACGGCGAGGCGATGTTCGTCGCGCTGATCCTCGCGATCTTCATCCGCACGTTTTTCGTTCAGGCCTACAAGATCCCGTCAGGTTCGATGGAACCGACGCTGCTGATCGGCGACCACATCCTGGTCAACAAAATCGGGTACGGACTCCGCATGCCCGATTCGATCTTCGGCCTGCAGATTCCGGGACTGCCGTACGGCCGCTATTTGTTTCATCTCGAGTCGGTGCATCGCGGCGACGTCGTCGTATTTGTGTTTCCGCCCGACCGCACCAAGGATTTCATCAAGCGCGTGATCGGCATCGCGGGCGACACGATCCAGGTCAAGGACGGCGTGGTCTGGTTGAACGGCGCGAAGATGCCCGATCCGAACGCGCACCTCGAAGTCAGTTCGTCGGATCGCACCGCCGGCTCGCCGCGCGACAACTTCGGTCCGATCACGGTGCCCGCCGGCAAGCTGTTCATGATGGGCGACAATCGCGACCGCAGCTACGACAGCCGGTTTTGGGGCTTCGTCGACGATGACGATGTCGAAGGCCACGCCACCGTGATTTATTGGTCGTGGGACGGTGACGGTTCAAGTGTTCTTCCGATTCGATGGAACCGATTTGGCATGATCGTCCGCTAAACTCGCGCGGGGAGATTCGACGTGGCTGACGAGGCGATGAATCGGCTGGGCGTGATGCTGGAGGAGCTCGGCGCGCGCTTCGAGTTGGTGGTCGAAGCAGTCTCGGGATTTGGGGGACGGCTGGACGCATTGCGCGACGAAATGTTCGGGCAGTTCGCGGAAGTTGGCGGGCAGATTCGATTTTTGTCGGAGCAAATCGCGGAGAATCGGCGCAGCATCATCGTGACGCGCGAGGATCTTGGTGCGGAGATAATTCGCGTCGGAGAAGCGCTCGGCCAGGCGCGCGTCGAGCTCCGCGAAGAATTGAGCAACTCGACGAAGCAACTGCGCGGCGAGATCAAAAGCTCCGCCGAGCAACTTGGGGGAGAGATCAGGGCAGAGATCAAAAGCTCCGCCGAGGAATTACATGGGGAGATCAGCAGCTCGGCTGATCTGCTTCGCGAAGAAATGAAAGTCTCCGCTGAGCAGCTACGCAAGGAGATGAACTCCTCGGCGACGGAACTTCGCGAAGAGATGAGCAAGTCCACGAAGGAACTGCGCGCCGAAATGAAGCAGACCAATAAATCGCTGGCCAATCTATCGCGCAATTTCGATCGCTTCGACGATCGAATCACGGTCCAAACCCGCGATCAGGATCAGCGGCTCAAAAAACTGGAGAAAAAACGCGCGTCGTGAGCGCGCACTTGATTCTGCTCGCCTGCGATCATATTTAGATAGTGACCTTTAACCCGCTACTGAGATGGCGGAAAGGGAAAATCGATGAATCCGTTTTCAAAGTATCCTGGCCGTTCGCGCCGCCGGGATTTTTTTCGGGCGCCGCGATGAATCCCGCGCACACCGTCGTGCTCGACGCCGCGCAGCTTGGCCGCTCGCTCAAGCGTATCGCGATGGAAATCGCGGAGCGCACCGGCGGCGACGATAACCTCGTGCTGGTCGGAATCGTCCGCCGCGGCGCGACGCTCGCCGAACGAATCGCATCCGAGCTGCAAGCGAACGGCAAACGCCAGGTACCGGTCGGCACGCTCGATATCTCGTCCTATCGGGACGACGGCAAAGGCGCGCCCGGCGATCCGCGATTGATTGGCCGCGACATTCCATTCTCGCTCGATGGCAAGCGAGTCGTGCTGGTGGATGACGTCCTCTACACCGGGCGCACCGTCCGCGCAGCGCTCGACGCGATCTCCGACCTGGGTCGCGCCGAATCCGTGCAGCTCGCGGTGCTGGTCGATCGCGGTGAGCGCGAGTTGCCGATCCGCGCCGATTACGTCGGCAAAAATGTTCAGGCGCCGCCTGGACAGCGCGTGTACGTGCGCCTTGCTGAAGTCGACGGGACCGACGCGGTCGTGGTCGGAGAGCGCAAATGATTTCGTGCCTGGCGATCGCCGGGGGCCGGCAACGCTGATGCCTCAACTCGCGAAAATCGATCTGGTCTCGATCGAGGATCTGCAGACCTCAGAGATCGATCGCATCTTCGAACTCGCCGACGAGTTCGCCGACGGGCTCGCGCGCGGCCAGCGGATCGCTTCGGCGTCGGGATTGATCATGGCGACGCTGTTTTACGAACCCTCGACGCGCACGCGCCTAAGCTTCGAGTCCGCGATGCATCGGCTCGGTGGCGGCGTGATCAGTTCGGCAGACATGCAGGCCAGTTCGGCCGCCAAGGGCGAGAGCCTGGCCGATACCGTGCGGGTCGTGAGTTCGTACGCCGACCTGATCGTGCTTCGCCATCCGCACGACGGCGCCGCCCGCGTCGCGGCCGACTACGCGACATGTCCGGTGCTGAACGCCGGCGACGGCAGCCGCGAGCATCCCACGCAGACGCTGTGCGATTTGTACATCCTGCGCCGCAAGAAGGGTCATCTGAAGGGGCTCACCGTCGCGCTTTGCGGCGATCTCAAATTCGGCCGCACGGTGCATTCGCTGATCTATGCCCTCGCGCGCTTCGGCGCGAATATCGTCGCGGTGCCGACCGCCGGGATGGACGTGCCCGGCTATGTCCTCGAGCGCCTGGCCGCCGAACGCAACTACAGTTTTTCCACGGTTACGATGGATGAACTCAAGTCGATCGCGGGCGGGCTCGATGCGCTCTATCTGACGCCGAGCGCGCCGCATCAGATGGCGCTGTTCACCGCCGGTGACGAGATTCAGAAAATTCCCAGCGCGGAACCGCCCGCCGCGCTCGACGCCTTTTACGTCACGCGCATGCAGAAGGAACGCATGACCGCGAAGGACATCAACGCCGGCGACTACGTCCGCTTCGACGCGCGCGCGCTCAAGACCAGCCGCACGCAATCCGCGGTCGTGATGCATCCGTTGCCGCGCACCGACGAACTGGCCTACGAACTCGACGCCGACCCGCGTGCAGTTTATTTCGAGCAAGCGGCCGCGGGAGTGCCGGTGCGGATGGCGCTGATCGCGTGGCTGATCGAAAAGGGCAAGGCGGCGGCGCGTCGTGAAGCGCCCGCGGCTGGCGTTGCGATTCGTTTCAAGGGCGAGGCGTCGCTGCCGCGATGCGCCAATTCTAATTGCATCTCGCGTTTCGAAGGTGCGTATTTGCGGGCGCGATTCACGCTCGCGCGCGGCGTCGATCCTTCGGCGCTGGCGCTGAAATGCGGCTTCTGCGAGCGTGAATTGAAAATCGAATTCGTCGGCCACGTCCGCTCGCATCGCTACTATCGCTACGACGACACGCTGCAAGGCTATGTGCGCCAGTGGATCGAAGAAGGATCGCTGGCGGTGTTCGAAAGCGTGAAGCAGGCCGAGGAGGGCGGCTACGAACCCTACAAGCGCGGCCCGCAACGCGAAATCATGAAGCCGGACGAAATCGCGAGCGCGGTCGAGTCGCTGGCGGATCAGATAATCGCGGACCTGCCGGATCTAACCAGCGTATCGATGGTAGGCGTCGTCAGCCGCGGTGCGATTCTCGCGCTTAGGCTGCGCGATCTAATCGAGCGCAAGACCAGGATTCGGCCGCCGTGCGCTGCGCTGGACGCTTACACTCACGCCGACGCGATGAGCCCGATCGATGGCGCGGAAGATTTCAACGTCGAAGGCCGCACGATCGTGCTGGTGGACGACGTGATCAACAGTGGATGGACCGTGCAGCGCGCGATGGCCACGATTTGGAAGCGCGGCCGTCCCGCCGCCGTCAGGCTCGCAGTGCTGATCGATCGCGGCCATCGCGCGGTGCCGATTCGGCCCAACTACTGCGGCAAAAATATTCCGACTTCGCGGACGGAGCGCGTGCAGGTGAGACTGTCAGCGCCCGGCGTGCATGGAAAAAGCAAAGCGAACGATCGCGTGATGATCTATTCGATCGTCGAGCCGCTCAAGCAACCGGAGCCCGCCAATTGAAAGCGATTCTGCTCAAAGGCGGCAGAGTGATCGATCCCGCGAGCGGAATCGACGAAGTCTGTGACGTGATTCTTCGCCACGGCGAAATCGAAGCGGTCGAAGCGCTCCTCAGCAACGCACCCGACGACGCTAATGTGATTGACGTCGCGGGATGCTGGGTGATGCCTGGCCTGATCGATCCGCACGTACATCTGCGCGACCCTGGTTTTCCGGAAAAGGAAACCATCGCAAGCGGTCTTCGCGCCGCGGCGGCCGGGGGCTTCAGCGCAGTCGCCGCGATGGCCAACACGTCGCCGGTGAACGACACGCGCGAAATCACCGCCTACATGCTCGAGCGCGCCAAAGGCGTCAGGGCGGCGCGCCTGGTGCCCGTATCTGCGGTGACGCGCGGCCTGCGCGGCGTCGAGCCGGTCGATTTCGCCGCGATGATTGAGGCGGGCGCGCGGATGTTCTCCGACGACGGCATCCCGATCGACGATCCGGTGATTCTGTCGCGCGCGCTCGAAGAAATATCGCGGCTCGGATTCGCGACGTCGCTGCATGAAGAAGATCGCGCGCTCTCGCGCGATGCGGCGCTGAACGCCGGCGAAGTCTCGAAGCGGCTGGGCGTGAGCGGCGTGCCCGTGTCTGCCGAAGCGGAGCGCGTGCGGCGCGATCTCGCGCTCGCAATCGGTTCCGGCGCCGCGGTTCATATTGCGCATGCTTCGACCGCGGAAACTTTCGACTTGATTCGAGCGGCGCGCCATCACGGCGCCCACGTAAGTTGCGAAGTCGCGCCTCATCATTTCGCGCTCGATGAAACCGCGGCGCTGACTTGGGGTCCAAACGCGAAGATGAATCCTCCGCTCCGCAGTCGCGCCGACGTTGAGGCTGTCCACGAGGCGATTCGCGACGGCACCGCCGATATGATTGCCTCCGATCATGCGCCGCACGACCCCAAGTCGAAGCAGATGGACTCGCTGGCGGGATACTTCGGTCCTGGCCGCGAGCCGCCGCGCCTCGATCACGAGCTCGCGAACATCTTTGAGCACGCCGCCAACGGAATCGTCGGACTCGAAACGTCGGTCGGTCTCGCGCTCGACCTGGTGCATCGATCGTTGATCCAGCCCGCGCGATTCGTTGCGATGATGTCGCTCAATCCTGCGACGCTGCTCCGGCTTGAAGCCGGCACGTTGGCTCCAGGAGCGGCTGCCGACGTAACCGTGATCGATCCAAATCTCGATTGGGTCGTCGAGCCGGGAAAATTTCTGTCGAAGAGCCGCAACACCCCATTCGCCGGGAGAAGGCTTCGCGGCAAGGCAATTCTGACTCTGGTCGGCGGTGAAATCGTGTACGACGGAAGGAAGGGCGCGGTTCGATGAATACCCGGCGCGAGGCGATTCTGGCGCTCGCCGACGGCAGAATCTTTCGCGGGCGCGCGTTCGGCGCGATCGGCGAGACGGTCGGTGAAGTCGTATTCAACACCGCGATGACCGGCTACCAGGAAGTGCTCACCGACCCGTCGTACAGGGGCCAACTCGTCTGCATGACCTATCCGCAAATCGGCAACGTCGGAACCAACGCCGAGGACGTTGAGTCGCGACGCGTATTTGTCGACGGATTCATCGTGAAGGAATACCTCGAGCGCCCGTCTAACTGGCGCGCGCAGATGGCGCTCGGCGAGTATCTCGAAGCAGCGCGCGTGGTCGGAATCGAAGGCATCGACACGCGAGCGCTGGTGCGTCATTTGCGCACGCATGGCGCTCAGGAGGGCGTCATCTCGAGCGTCGATCTGGATCCGGCGTCGCTGGTCGCCAAAGCGAAGGCATCGCCAGGATTGGTCGGCCGCGATCTCGTGAAGGAAATCACTTGCGCGGAGCCCTATGATTGGGAGGTCGGCGATTGGGAACTGGGCTCCGGCTACCGGGTTGCGAGCAAAGCGTCGCTCGCCGGCGCGCCGATGGTGGTCGCGCTCGATTACGGAATCAAGCTCAACATTCTGCGACGGCTGGTATCGACCGGCTTTCGCGTGAAGGTACTGCCGGCCGGATTTAGCGCGGAGCAGATTCTGTCGTACGATCCCGACGGCATCTTTCTTTCCAACGGACCCGCCGATCCGGCGGCGTTGCCGTATGCGCGCGATGCGGTCGCAGGCGTGCTCGGCAAGAAACCGGTTTTCGGAATCTGCCTCGGTCATCAGATTCTCGGACTCGCGCTTGGCGGCAAAACCTATAAGCTCGATTTCGGGCATCACGGCGCGAATCATCCGGTGATGGATTTGCGCACGCGCCGCGTCGAAATCACGTCGCACAATCATGGCTTCGCGGTCGAGTCGGAATCGCTCGCGGGGCGGGCTGAACTGTCGCATCTGAATCTCAACGACAAAACCCTCGAGGGGCTCCGCGGAACCGGCGTGCCGTTTTTTTCGGTGCAGTATCATCCCGAAGCATCGCCCGGCCCCCACGATTCGAGTTACCTCTTTTCGCGCTTCAAAAAATTGATCGAGGCATTTCCGCGCTTTGGCGCGGACGCGCTCGATCGAATCGTTGCGGATGAGCGTGCCGAACAGCGATGAGCGCAGCTTCAAAATCATCGTCAACTTTATTTTCCCGGGAATCTCAAATTGCCGCTTCGTAAAGATCTGAAATCGGTACTGTTGATCGGCTCCGGTCCAATCGTGATCGGCCAGGCGTGCGAGTTCGACTATTCCGGCACCCAGGCGGCCAAGGCATTGCGCGAGGAAGGCTTGCGCCTCATCCTCGTCAATTCAAATCCCGCCACTATCATGACCGATCCGGAGTTGGCGGACCGCACCTACATCGAGCCGATGACGGCCGCGGTGCTCACCAAAATTATCGAGCGCGAGCGTCCCGATTCGTTGCTGCCAACCGTCGGCGGCCAGACCGCGCTGAATCTCGCGATCGAGTTGGCCGAGACCGGCGTGCTGGATCGATTCAAGTGCGAATTGATCGGCGCGAAACTGCCGGCCATCAAGAAGGCCGAAGATCGCGATCTGTTCAAGCAGGCGATGCTCAAAATCGGGCTCGAGGTGCCGCGCTCGGCGATCGCGCATTCTGCGAGCGAGGCGCGCCGCATCCTTGACGAACTCGGCCTGCCGCTGATCATTCGCCCCTCGCGCACGCTGGGCGGAACCGGCGGTTCAATTGCGCGCGACCTTGACGATTACCACGCGAAGGTCGCCCACGGACTCGAGCAATCGCCCAGCCATGAAGTATTGATCGAGCAATCGATCGAAGGCTGGAAGGAATTCGAGCTTGAGGTGATGCGTGACTGCGCCGACAACGTCGTCATCGTATGCTCGATCGAAAACCTGGATCCAATGGGCGTGCATACCGGCGATTCGATCACGGTCGCGCCGGCGCAAACGCTCACCGACAAGGAATATCAACTG
Proteins encoded in this region:
- the lepB gene encoding signal peptidase I, which produces MAEPARNLPKLQSSGASPVPAVGEQRKSVVREYGEAMFVALILAIFIRTFFVQAYKIPSGSMEPTLLIGDHILVNKIGYGLRMPDSIFGLQIPGLPYGRYLFHLESVHRGDVVVFVFPPDRTKDFIKRVIGIAGDTIQVKDGVVWLNGAKMPDPNAHLEVSSSDRTAGSPRDNFGPITVPAGKLFMMGDNRDRSYDSRFWGFVDDDDVEGHATVIYWSWDGDGSSVLPIRWNRFGMIVR
- the pyrR gene encoding bifunctional pyr operon transcriptional regulator/uracil phosphoribosyltransferase PyrR, giving the protein MNPAHTVVLDAAQLGRSLKRIAMEIAERTGGDDNLVLVGIVRRGATLAERIASELQANGKRQVPVGTLDISSYRDDGKGAPGDPRLIGRDIPFSLDGKRVVLVDDVLYTGRTVRAALDAISDLGRAESVQLAVLVDRGERELPIRADYVGKNVQAPPGQRVYVRLAEVDGTDAVVVGERK
- a CDS encoding aspartate carbamoyltransferase catalytic subunit; translation: MPQLAKIDLVSIEDLQTSEIDRIFELADEFADGLARGQRIASASGLIMATLFYEPSTRTRLSFESAMHRLGGGVISSADMQASSAAKGESLADTVRVVSSYADLIVLRHPHDGAARVAADYATCPVLNAGDGSREHPTQTLCDLYILRRKKGHLKGLTVALCGDLKFGRTVHSLIYALARFGANIVAVPTAGMDVPGYVLERLAAERNYSFSTVTMDELKSIAGGLDALYLTPSAPHQMALFTAGDEIQKIPSAEPPAALDAFYVTRMQKERMTAKDINAGDYVRFDARALKTSRTQSAVVMHPLPRTDELAYELDADPRAVYFEQAAAGVPVRMALIAWLIEKGKAAARREAPAAGVAIRFKGEASLPRCANSNCISRFEGAYLRARFTLARGVDPSALALKCGFCERELKIEFVGHVRSHRYYRYDDTLQGYVRQWIEEGSLAVFESVKQAEEGGYEPYKRGPQREIMKPDEIASAVESLADQIIADLPDLTSVSMVGVVSRGAILALRLRDLIERKTRIRPPCAALDAYTHADAMSPIDGAEDFNVEGRTIVLVDDVINSGWTVQRAMATIWKRGRPAAVRLAVLIDRGHRAVPIRPNYCGKNIPTSRTERVQVRLSAPGVHGKSKANDRVMIYSIVEPLKQPEPAN
- a CDS encoding dihydroorotase, producing the protein MKAILLKGGRVIDPASGIDEVCDVILRHGEIEAVEALLSNAPDDANVIDVAGCWVMPGLIDPHVHLRDPGFPEKETIASGLRAAAAGGFSAVAAMANTSPVNDTREITAYMLERAKGVRAARLVPVSAVTRGLRGVEPVDFAAMIEAGARMFSDDGIPIDDPVILSRALEEISRLGFATSLHEEDRALSRDAALNAGEVSKRLGVSGVPVSAEAERVRRDLALAIGSGAAVHIAHASTAETFDLIRAARHHGAHVSCEVAPHHFALDETAALTWGPNAKMNPPLRSRADVEAVHEAIRDGTADMIASDHAPHDPKSKQMDSLAGYFGPGREPPRLDHELANIFEHAANGIVGLETSVGLALDLVHRSLIQPARFVAMMSLNPATLLRLEAGTLAPGAAADVTVIDPNLDWVVEPGKFLSKSRNTPFAGRRLRGKAILTLVGGEIVYDGRKGAVR
- the carA gene encoding glutamine-hydrolyzing carbamoyl-phosphate synthase small subunit, which encodes MNTRREAILALADGRIFRGRAFGAIGETVGEVVFNTAMTGYQEVLTDPSYRGQLVCMTYPQIGNVGTNAEDVESRRVFVDGFIVKEYLERPSNWRAQMALGEYLEAARVVGIEGIDTRALVRHLRTHGAQEGVISSVDLDPASLVAKAKASPGLVGRDLVKEITCAEPYDWEVGDWELGSGYRVASKASLAGAPMVVALDYGIKLNILRRLVSTGFRVKVLPAGFSAEQILSYDPDGIFLSNGPADPAALPYARDAVAGVLGKKPVFGICLGHQILGLALGGKTYKLDFGHHGANHPVMDLRTRRVEITSHNHGFAVESESLAGRAELSHLNLNDKTLEGLRGTGVPFFSVQYHPEASPGPHDSSYLFSRFKKLIEAFPRFGADALDRIVADERAEQR